The following proteins are encoded in a genomic region of Candidatus Cybelea sp.:
- a CDS encoding RluA family pseudouridine synthase — protein MLHVVTAEQAGKRTDVLIATLCGAPRSLIAQSARRGDVTLNGISVKPSRPVEAGDVLEFEIEVREALVALPESIPLDVVYEDEDLIVVDKPAGMITHPAHSATSGTLVNALLGHVAARPPGDLLRPGLVHRLDRDTSGLLVVAKREASLHALGVAMKARRIEREYLGLVRGVPEHPLGTIEGPIGRDPRNRLKFAITADGKPAVTHYEIRERFEKYAELVFRLETGRTHQIRVHLAAIGHPILNDPLYGKTESRFELPGQALHAWRLRFLHPRTGEPMSFEAQPPPEYVHAREIVAAQG, from the coding sequence TTGTTACACGTCGTCACCGCTGAGCAGGCCGGAAAGCGTACCGATGTTCTGATCGCCACGCTCTGCGGCGCCCCGCGATCGCTCATCGCGCAAAGTGCTCGCCGCGGCGACGTCACCCTGAACGGAATTTCGGTGAAGCCGAGCCGGCCCGTGGAGGCCGGCGACGTTCTCGAGTTCGAGATTGAAGTGCGCGAGGCGCTGGTCGCGCTCCCGGAATCGATCCCGCTCGACGTCGTCTACGAAGACGAGGACCTGATCGTCGTCGACAAGCCGGCCGGCATGATTACGCATCCGGCGCATAGCGCAACGAGCGGTACGCTGGTGAACGCACTGCTTGGCCACGTTGCGGCGCGGCCTCCCGGCGATCTCTTGCGCCCCGGCCTCGTCCATCGTCTGGATCGGGACACTTCCGGACTGCTCGTAGTCGCCAAACGCGAGGCAAGCCTGCACGCGCTGGGCGTTGCGATGAAAGCGCGACGGATCGAGCGCGAATATCTGGGCCTCGTGCGAGGCGTCCCCGAACATCCACTCGGCACGATCGAGGGCCCCATCGGCCGCGATCCTCGCAACCGCTTGAAGTTCGCGATCACGGCCGATGGGAAACCGGCGGTCACGCACTACGAAATTCGAGAACGTTTCGAAAAGTACGCCGAACTGGTCTTCCGCCTCGAAACCGGGCGGACTCATCAAATTCGCGTGCACCTCGCCGCGATCGGTCACCCCATACTCAACGATCCGCTCTACGGAAAAACCGAATCGCGCTTCGAGTTACCGGGGCAAGCGCTGCACGCGTGGCGTCTGCGGTTTCTTCATCCGCGCACGGGCGAACCGATGTCGTTCGAGGCGCAACCGCCGCCGGAGTATGTGCACGCGAGAGAAATTGTTGCGGCGCAAGGGTGA
- the lspA gene encoding signal peptidase II, giving the protein MYRNRISSLKQALVIAAAAIATLAADQYSKVWVLRTCAPIPPPCRTIIPNLLNWTFERNVHGAFGLFGSSAVLLIGMAIVVLVLFWFSFREAAARSQTVRIAFGMIVGGAIGNIVDRVHYGFVIDFIDFYRIWPNIFNVADSCITAGVGLLILSSLVTRRHR; this is encoded by the coding sequence TTGTACCGCAACCGAATCTCTAGCCTCAAACAAGCACTCGTCATTGCCGCGGCGGCCATCGCCACGCTTGCCGCCGACCAGTACAGCAAGGTTTGGGTCCTCCGAACCTGCGCCCCGATACCTCCGCCGTGCCGGACGATAATTCCCAATCTTCTCAATTGGACGTTCGAGCGCAACGTTCACGGCGCGTTCGGACTCTTTGGCAGCAGCGCCGTCTTGCTGATCGGAATGGCGATCGTCGTGCTGGTTCTCTTCTGGTTCAGCTTCCGCGAGGCCGCCGCACGGTCGCAGACGGTGCGCATCGCCTTCGGAATGATCGTCGGCGGAGCCATCGGCAACATCGTCGATCGCGTGCACTACGGGTTCGTCATCGACTTTATCGACTTTTATCGCATTTGGCCGAACATCTTCAACGTCGCGGATTCCTGCATCACGGCGGGAGTCGGGCTGTTGATTCTCTCTAGCCTTGTTACACGTCGTCACCGCTGA